From the genome of Streptacidiphilus sp. PB12-B1b:
CACCACCGCCACCGTCCTGGCCCAGGCGCTCGTGCGCGAGGGCCTGCGCAACGTCGCCGCCGGCGCCAACCCGATGGCCCTCAAGCGCGGCATCGAGAAGGCCGTCGAGGCCGTCTCCGCCCAGCTCCTGGAGCTGGCCAAGGACGTGGAGACCAAGGAGCAGATCGCCTCCACCGCCTCCATCTCCGCCGCCGACCCGCAGATCGGCGAGCTCATCGCCGAGGCGATGGACAAGGTCGGCAAGGAAGGCGTCATCACCGTCGAGGAGTCGCAGACCTTCGGTCTGGAGCTCGAGCTCACCGAGGGCATGCGCTTCGACAAGGGCTTCATCTCGGCGTACTTCGCCACCGACCTGGAGCGTATGGAGACGTCCTTCGACGACCCGTACATCCTGATCGCCAACTCCAAGATCGGCGGGGTCAAGGACCTGCTCCCGATCCTGGAGAAGGTCATGCAGTCCGGCAAGCCGCTGCTGATCATCGCCGAGGACGTCGAGGGCGAGGCCCTGTCGACCCTGGTCGTCAACAAGATCCGCGGCACCTTCAAGTCCGTCGCCGTCAAGGCCCCGGGCTTCGGCGACCGCCGCAAGGCCATGCTCGGCGACATCGCCATCCTCACCGGCGGCACGGTCATCTCCGAGGAGGTCGGCCTCAAGCTGGAGAACGCCGGTCTGGAGCTGCTGGGCCGCGCCCGCAAGGTCGTCATCACCAAGGACGAGACCACCATCGTCGACGGTGCGGGCGAGAGCGACCAGGTCGCCGGGCGCGTCAACCAGATCCGCGCCGAGATCGACAACAGCGACTCCGACTACGACCGCGAGAAGCTCCAGGAGCGCCTGGCGAAGCTCGCGGGCGGCGTGGCCGTGATCAAGGCCGGCGCTGCGACCGAGGTCGAGCTCAAGGAGCGCAAGCACCGCATCGAGGACGCCGTCCGCAACGCGAAGGCCGCCGTCGAGGAGGGCATCGTCGCCGGTGGTGGCGTTGCGCTGCTGCAGGCCGGGGTCATCTTCGACAAGCTGGAGCTGGAGGGCGACGAGGCCACCGGCGCCAACATCGTCAAGGTCGCCCTTGAGGCCCCGATCAAGCAGATCGCCTTCAACGCCGGCCTCGAGGGCGGCGTCGTGGTGGAGAAGGTGCGCAACCTTCCGGCCGGCCACGGCCTGAACGCTGCCACCGGCGAGTACGTCGACCTGGTCGCCGCGGGCATCATCGACCCGGCCAAGGTCACCCGCTCCGCCCTGCAGAACGCGGCCTCCATCGCCGCGCTGTTCCTCACCACCGAGGCCGTCATCGCCGACAAGCCGGAGAAGGCCGCGGCCCCGGCCGGCGGCGGCATGCCCGGCGGCGACATGGACTTCTGATCCGCCCGCCGGCCGCGAGGCCGGCCCGGATCAGCAGGGCCTGACGCACCTGCGCGAGGCGGTTCCCCCGACAGCAGTCCGCTGCCGGAGGAGCCGCCTCGCGGCGTTCCACCGCCGCGGGTTCGGGACGCCGCGGGTTTGGGACAATGGGCGGATGGACGCCGACCGACTCGAAGCCGTACTGCACGCCGCCCGCGCCGGGGTACTGCACGACCTGCACTCCCGGGACGTCGCCGACGCGGCCGTGGTCTCCCTGCTGGAGGACGCCGTCTCCCAGCGCCGCTGGTGGGTCGAGCAGTGGCCGGACGGCGCGGATTTCGTCCTCGGCCTGATCGCGCAGGACGTCCAGGACGCGCTGCTCGACAGCTACGGCCGCTGGCCGCTGTGCGGCTCCTGCACCAGCGAGGGCGAACCGCAGGCGCTCAGCGTCGATCCGGAGCTGGGGCCCGACCCGCGCTGGGTCTGCGAGAAGGAGGGGCTCGTGATCGCGCCGGTCGGGGAGCTGGGCCCGTGATCCTGATCGACCCGCCCACCTGGCCCGGACACGGCCGGCTCTGGTCGCACCTGGTCAGCGACGTTTCCTACGACGAACTGCACGCCTTCGCGCGCCGGCTGGACGTCCCCGAGCGCGGCTTCGAACGCGACCACTACGACCTGCCCGAGCGCCTCTACGCCCGGGCGCTGGCAGCCGGGGCCCAGCCGGTCGCCAGCCGGGAGCTGGTCGCCCGGATCACCGCGGCCGGCCTGCGCCGCCGCAAGCACCCCCCACGCTGAGCCCAGGCGCCACGGCCCGGCGTCCGCGCCGCCGCTGCTCAGGCGTCCAGCGCCGCCAGCTCCGCGGCCAGGTTGGCGCGCGCCCGGGCCTCGTAGGCGTCGGCGGCGGCCGGGGTGCGGAACAGCGCGGGCAGCGCCAGCAGCTGCCGCAGCACCGCCGCCCGGCCGGCGCGGAAGGCGTCGTCCGGGACGAAGGCGTACTCCTCGCGGACGGCCGCCGCATAGGCCGCGTACGCCTCGGCGTCGCCGCCCAGCACCGCCAGATCCGCGTCGCACAGCAGCGCGCCGTTGGCGTCCCCCGGGGCCGGGTCGTGATCGACCGTCAGTCGTACCAGCCGCGCGGTCTCCGCCGCCAGCGGCTGCGCCACGCCCAGCTCCGCCAGCACCCGCTCGGCCAGCCGGGCGCTGCGCTCCTCGTTCTCGGTGCGGTCGGGCGCGTACACCGCGTCGTGGAACCAGCAGGCCAGCCGCACCGCGTCGGCGTCCGCGCCGGTGCCGCCCGCCGCCGCTGCCGCCGCCTCCAGCGAGTCGACGGCGGCCAGCACCGCCGCCAGGTGGTGCACCGTGTGGTACCGCCGCTGCGGCTCCGACCAGCGCCGCAGCAGCTGCTCGCCGTAGGCCGAGGGCTCCGGGCCGGTGCCGCCGCGGACCCGCTCCAGCAGCGGGGTCCACTGCTCCAGCAGGGCGGCGGCGGGCTCGTCGGCGGGGTGCGTGTGGGGTGCCATGCAGCCATTGTGGGGCCCCGGTGCGGATGTTCCCCGGTGTTCCCCGGGCGACCGGGATGCGGTGGACGCCCCGCACCGCCTACTCTGGCCCAGTGGACTAGACCTGTTGTCGTTCTCGTGACGCCGGGACTGACAGCCGTCAGCGATTGCACGCACCTGATCAGGGACAACCCGGGTGCGCGAAGAGAAAGGGTGTCATGTGGGTAACCGTGCAATCTTCGAGGTGATCGCCACCTCCGCGGAGGATGCGGTGGCTGCGGCGGCCGGAGGCGCGGACCGGCTGGAGCTGGCCGGGGACATGGCGGCGGACGGGCTCACCCCCTCGGTCGAGGAGTTCGCCCGGATCAGGGCGGCCGTGCACCTGCCGCTGCGGGTCATGCTGCGCGACCGGGACGGCTTCCAGCCGCGCGACCTGGACGGTCTGTGCACCACCGCCGAGCGGCTGCGCGCCGAGGGCGCCGAGGAGTTCGTCCTGGGCTTCCTCACCCCCGACGGCGGCGTGGACCTGGAGGCGGTGCGCACCGTGCTGTCCGCCATCCCCGGCTGCCGCTGGACCTTCCACCGCGCGCTGGACAGCGCCGCCGACCGCGCCGCTGTCCGGGCCGCGATCGACGGGCTGCCCGGCCTGGACACCGTGCTCACCGCCGGCTCGCCCAAGGGCGTGGCCTGCGGCCTGGATGTGCTGGCCAGCGAGACCGCCTGCTCGGGCCAGCCCGGCTACGGCCCGCAGATCCTGGTCGGCGGCGGCCTGAAGGCGCACCAGGTCGCCGGGTTGCGCGCGCTGGGCGTGGAGGGCTTCCACGTCGGCGGGATGGTCCGCGGCGGCGGCTGGGACACCCCGGTCGACACCGGCCTGGTCCAGCAGTGGCGCCGCCTGGTCGACGCCGAGGTCGACGCCGCCGCCTAGCGCCGCCCGCAGCCGCGCCCGCGCCCGCCGGGGTCAGGCCGAGGCCAGCGCCTCCGGCAGGGGGCGGGCGTGCAGGACGGTGAGGCCGGAGACGGGACGGGTCAGGCACACGTAGAGGCGGCGCAGCCCGGTACGGGCGTCGGGCTCGCCGTCCACGATCGCGGCCGGTTCGTCCAGGACGACGTAGTCGTACTCCAGGCCCTTCGCCAGCGAGGCGGGCACCAGCGTCAGCCGGGCCTCGGCGGAGGTCTCGGTGCCCGGCTCCAGGTAGCCGATCCCGGCCGCGTCCAGGGCGGCGGCCAGCTCCGGCACCCGGGCGTCGGCGGCGATCAGGCCGATCGACCCCTCGTTGCCGAGCGCCTCGCGGCAGGCGTCCAGCACCGCCTCCGGCCCGCCCGCGCCGTCCTCGCCCACGGCCGCGACCGGGCGGACGCTCAGCGCGCCCCGCGACTCGCGGACCGACTCGGCCGGGGCCAGGTCCGGCGCGATGCCCGGCAGCAGCCGCGAGGCGTAGCGGATCACCTCGCTGGGCACCCGGAAGGTCTTGCTGAGCGCCTCCACCCGGGAACCCGGCTTGCCCAGGTGCAGCAGCGCCTCGGCCCAGGTCGCGGTGGCCCACGGGGTGGTGCCCTGGGCGATGTCGCCGAGGACGGTCGCCGATCCGGTGGTGCAGCGGCGGCCCACCGCCCGGTACTGCATCGGCGAGAGGTCCTGCGCCTCGTCCAGCACCACGTGCCCGAGCGAGTGGGTGCGCTCCACCAGGTCGCGGGCCTCGTCCACCAGCACGGCGTCCGCCAGCGACCACGGCGCGGACCTGGCGCTGCGCGGCGCCTTGGCCCACAGCACCGCCTGCTGCTCCTCGGCGCTGAGCACGCCCTCGGCGCACCCGGCGAGGAACTCGGCGTCGGTGAGCAGCCGGAACACCAGCTTGACCGGGTCCACCACCGGCCAGATCGCCTTGACGGCGGCCTTGACCGCGGCGTTGCGGGCCACCGCGTCCTGCACCCGGTCGTCCGGGGCCTCGCCGCCGTTCTCCATCTTCACCAGCACCGCGTGCGCGATCCGCTGCGGCAGCGCGGCCAGCGCCGCGCCGTAGCGGATGTCCCGGTCCATCAGCTCGCGGACGATCTCCTCCAGCTCGTACGCCGGAACCCGCCAGCGGCGGGAGCCGCGGATGACGACGCAGGGCTCGGTGGGCAGCCGGATGCCGGAGCGGACGGCCCGGTGCAGCACCTGTGCCATCCGGGCGTCGCCCTTGACCACGGCCGAGCGGGCCGGGTCGGCGCCGGTCACCGGCACGTGCGCGACCAGCTCCTCCACCGTGGCCTGGGCCACGTCCAGCTCGCCCAGGGCCGGCAGCACCTGCTCGATGTAGTGCAGGAAGGACCGGTTCGGCCCGATGACCAGGGTGCCGGTGCGGGCCAGCCGCTCCCGGTGCGCGTACAGCAGGTAGGCGACGCGGTGCAGGCCCACGGCGGTCTTGCCGGTGCCGGGCGCCCCCTGGACGCAGACGCTGCCGTGGATGTCGGCGCGGACGATCTCGTCCTGCTCGGGCTGGATGGTGGCGACGATGTCGCGCATGGGGCCGACGCGGGGCCGCTCGATCTCGGCGGCCAGCAGCGCGCTGGTGGTGTCCGTCTCGGCCGGGTCGGTCAGGTGCTCGTCCTCGTACGCGGTCAGCTCGCCGCCGGTGTAGCCGAAGCGCCGGCGCAGGGCGACGTCCAGCGGGTCCTTGCGGCTGGCGCGGTAGAACGGCTGGGAGACCGGCGCGCGCCAGTCGATGACCATGGGGTCGCCGTCGGCGTCGTGGACGTGCCGCCGCCCGATGTAGAACTGCTCTCCGGTGGCCCCCTCGGCCAGCTCCAGGCCGGGGGCGTGCAGGTAGTCGAGCCGACCGAAGAACAGCGGGGTGTGCGCCAGGTCGGCCAGGGCCTTGATCCGGTCGGCCATCTCGCGCTGCAGGATCGCGGCGTTCACCCAGTTCCCGGTGACGTCGGAGAGGTCCAGCGACTCCACGTCGGCGCGCATGGCGCGCAGCGCGGAGCGGGAGGAGGCGAGGTGGGCGCGTTCGCGGTCCAGGGGGTTGCTGTCGGTGTCCGTCGGCGCGTCGGTGTGCGTGGACAAGGGGGGAGCCTTCCCGGTTGCGCGGCGCCGGGGGTGCCGGGCGCGCAACGGTCCATGGGTCTTCGATGGAGTTGGAGAGCCGCCCGGTTCCGACCGGTCGGCGCACTCCCCGACCCCGGCATCCGTTCTGCGCGGAGGGGAAGGCGGCAGACCGGACATGCTAGACCCGCGGCGACCGGGACGCGAACCGGTTTCCGGCGGGCGGGCCGCTGTCGGTCTACGGCGGGCCGCGGGCGGGTCGCGGCGCGGTCGGGGTGATCCCCGAGGCGCGGGTGAGGGGCCTACGTCCCGGGGATGAGCGACGCTACGCCCGCGTATCGGCCGTCCGGGCGACGCACGAACGCGCGTCGGAAAACTACCGTGGAGGTATGGCTACCTCGCAGATCAACCCCACAGCCGCGGCCCCGGGAGGTGCCCGGGGCGGCAGCGGCAGCACCCGGCAACCCCACGACGGCAACCGTCACCCGCTGCGCACGGCCGTGCGCGGCGCGGGGGTCTTCCTGGTCACCGCGGTCCGCGTGGTCGTCCTCGGTGACGAGGGCGTCAAGGACTGACCGGGCGGCCCCGCGCACAACTTCACAGACGTGTCACAGCCATGTCACTGCGGAAACCGTTGATCGCTCCGGCTCGTGATCGGTTCTGAAACTGATCGTGAACCCCGGCACCGGCCGGGGGCCGAGCGTCCTAGGGGAACTGATGCGTGTTCAGCGAGTGGCGATGGTGGCGACGGCGGCTCTGCTCGGGGGCCTCGCGCTGAGCGCGTGCAGTGGCAGCGCGAGCGGATCGACCACGGCGGCGGGCGGCGCGGTGTCGGTGTCGGCCTCCGGCACGGCCACCGGCGCGGGCTCCGCCACCGGCTCGGGCTCCGGATCGGGCTCCGGCTCCGGCTCGGGCTCGGGCTCGACGTCCGGTCCCGGCTCCACGGGCGGCAGCGGCAGCGGCGGCGGTACGGCGTCGGCCGGTACGGGCGGTGGAACCGGCGGGACCAGCGGCACCGGCGGCTCCACCGGCTCGTCCGGCTCCGGCGGCGGTTCCGGCACCGGCGCCGCGGCCCGCTGCACCACCGCCCAGCTGCGCTTCGGCATAGGCCCCGACAGCGGCCCGCAGTCCGTCGGCGACACCACCGCCGCCGAGGTCGTCAAGCTCACCAACAAGGGCCCCGCCGGATGCGTCATGGACGGCTTCCCCGGCGTCGACCTGCGAAGCAACGCCGGGACCTTCTCCGTGCCGCGCAGCGGGAAGACCCCGCGGCCGGTGACGCTGGCCCCCGGCGCCAGCGCCCTGTTCGACATCGACTACACGGTGAACAACACCGGCGGCAGCGGCATCCGGGTCTACACCATGGTGATCACCCCGCCGAACGAGACCCACCAGGCCACCCTGGCGTGGAACCAGGGCACGCTGCCGGCCACCGACGGCTCGGGCTCCTTCATCACGGTCGACCCGGTCGTCTCCTTCGCCGGCTGAGACCGGTGCCGCCGCCGGTGCCGCCCGCCCTCAGTCCGCCTGGAGCACGTCGTCCGCGTCGATGATGCGGTAGGCGTACCCCTGCTCGGCCAGGAACCGCTGCCGGTGCGCGGCGAAGTCCTGGTCGATGGTGTCCCGGGCGACCACCGAGTAGAAGTGCGCCGTGTGCCCGTCCGCCTTGGGGCGGAGCACCCGGCCCAGGCGCTGCGCCTCCTCCTGCCGGGAGCCGAAGGTGCCGGAGACCTGGATGGCGACGGTGGCCTCGGGCAGGTCGATGGAGAAGTTGGCGACCTTGGACACCACCAGCACGCTGATCTCGCCGTTGCGGAAGGCGTCGAACAGCTTCTCCCGCTGCGGGTTGGTGGTCTCGCCCTTGATCACCGGGGCGTCCAGCGCCTCGCCCAGCTCGTCCAGCTGGTCGATGTACTGGCCGATGACCAGCGTCGGGGTGCCCCGGTGCTTCTCCACCAGCGCCTGCGTGACCCGGCGCTTGGTGGCGGTGGTCGCGCAGAAGCGGTAGCGCTCCTCGGGCTCGGCCGTGGCGTAGGCGAGGCGCTCGCTGTCGGTGAGGGTGACCCGGACCTCGCAGCAGTCGGCGGGCGCGATGTAGCCCTGGGCCTCGATCTCCTTCCAGGGCGCGTCGAAGCGCTTGGGGCCGATCAGCGAGAAGACGTCGCCCTCGCGGCCGTCCTCGCGCACCAGGGTCGCGGTCAGCCCCAGCCGCCGCCGGGCCTGGAGGTCGGCGGTGAAGCGGAAGATCGGCGCGGGCAGCAGGTGCACCTCGTCGTAGACGACCAGGCCCCAGTCCCGGGAGTCGAACAGCTCCAGGTGCGCGTAGACGCCCTTCCGCTTGGTGGTCATCACCTGGTAGGTGGCGATGGTGACCGGGCGGATCTCCTTGCGGGTGCCGCTGTACTCGCCGATCTCGTCCTCGGTCAGCGAGGTGCGCTTGACCAGCTCGTGCTTCCACTGCCGGGCGGAGACGGTGTTGGTCACCAGGATCAGCGTGGTGGCCTTGGCGGTGGCCATCGCCGCCGCCCCGACCAGCGTCTTGCCCGCCCCGCAGGGCAGCACCACGACGCCCGAGCCGCCGTGCCAGAACCCCTCCACGGCCTGCTGCTGGTAGGGCCGCAGCTG
Proteins encoded in this window:
- a CDS encoding DUF4031 domain-containing protein: MILIDPPTWPGHGRLWSHLVSDVSYDELHAFARRLDVPERGFERDHYDLPERLYARALAAGAQPVASRELVARITAAGLRRRKHPPR
- a CDS encoding DUF4232 domain-containing protein, whose amino-acid sequence is MRVQRVAMVATAALLGGLALSACSGSASGSTTAAGGAVSVSASGTATGAGSATGSGSGSGSGSGSGSGSTSGPGSTGGSGSGGGTASAGTGGGTGGTSGTGGSTGSSGSGGGSGTGAAARCTTAQLRFGIGPDSGPQSVGDTTAAEVVKLTNKGPAGCVMDGFPGVDLRSNAGTFSVPRSGKTPRPVTLAPGASALFDIDYTVNNTGGSGIRVYTMVITPPNETHQATLAWNQGTLPATDGSGSFITVDPVVSFAG
- a CDS encoding AAA family ATPase; protein product: MSTHTDAPTDTDSNPLDRERAHLASSRSALRAMRADVESLDLSDVTGNWVNAAILQREMADRIKALADLAHTPLFFGRLDYLHAPGLELAEGATGEQFYIGRRHVHDADGDPMVIDWRAPVSQPFYRASRKDPLDVALRRRFGYTGGELTAYEDEHLTDPAETDTTSALLAAEIERPRVGPMRDIVATIQPEQDEIVRADIHGSVCVQGAPGTGKTAVGLHRVAYLLYAHRERLARTGTLVIGPNRSFLHYIEQVLPALGELDVAQATVEELVAHVPVTGADPARSAVVKGDARMAQVLHRAVRSGIRLPTEPCVVIRGSRRWRVPAYELEEIVRELMDRDIRYGAALAALPQRIAHAVLVKMENGGEAPDDRVQDAVARNAAVKAAVKAIWPVVDPVKLVFRLLTDAEFLAGCAEGVLSAEEQQAVLWAKAPRSARSAPWSLADAVLVDEARDLVERTHSLGHVVLDEAQDLSPMQYRAVGRRCTTGSATVLGDIAQGTTPWATATWAEALLHLGKPGSRVEALSKTFRVPSEVIRYASRLLPGIAPDLAPAESVRESRGALSVRPVAAVGEDGAGGPEAVLDACREALGNEGSIGLIAADARVPELAAALDAAGIGYLEPGTETSAEARLTLVPASLAKGLEYDYVVLDEPAAIVDGEPDARTGLRRLYVCLTRPVSGLTVLHARPLPEALASA
- the groL gene encoding chaperonin GroEL (60 kDa chaperone family; promotes refolding of misfolded polypeptides especially under stressful conditions; forms two stacked rings of heptamers to form a barrel-shaped 14mer; ends can be capped by GroES; misfolded proteins enter the barrel where they are refolded when GroES binds), whose amino-acid sequence is MAKIIAFDEEARRGLERGMNQLADAVKVTLGPKGRNVVLEKKWGAPTITNDGVSIAKEIELEDPYEKIGAELVKEVAKKTDDVAGDGTTTATVLAQALVREGLRNVAAGANPMALKRGIEKAVEAVSAQLLELAKDVETKEQIASTASISAADPQIGELIAEAMDKVGKEGVITVEESQTFGLELELTEGMRFDKGFISAYFATDLERMETSFDDPYILIANSKIGGVKDLLPILEKVMQSGKPLLIIAEDVEGEALSTLVVNKIRGTFKSVAVKAPGFGDRRKAMLGDIAILTGGTVISEEVGLKLENAGLELLGRARKVVITKDETTIVDGAGESDQVAGRVNQIRAEIDNSDSDYDREKLQERLAKLAGGVAVIKAGAATEVELKERKHRIEDAVRNAKAAVEEGIVAGGGVALLQAGVIFDKLELEGDEATGANIVKVALEAPIKQIAFNAGLEGGVVVEKVRNLPAGHGLNAATGEYVDLVAAGIIDPAKVTRSALQNAASIAALFLTTEAVIADKPEKAAAPAGGGMPGGDMDF
- a CDS encoding DNA repair helicase XPB, producing the protein MNDGPLIVQSDKTLLLETSHPKAGDCRRAIAPFAELERAPEHVHTYRVTPLGLWNARAAGHDAEQVVDALVTYSRYPVPHALLVDIADTMDRYGRLTLSKHPVHGLVLTSTDRPVLEEVLRSKKIVPLVGQRLDPDTVAVHPSERGQIKQVLLKLGWPAEDLAGYVDGEAHPIELEQDGWQLRPYQQQAVEGFWHGGSGVVVLPCGAGKTLVGAAAMATAKATTLILVTNTVSARQWKHELVKRTSLTEDEIGEYSGTRKEIRPVTIATYQVMTTKRKGVYAHLELFDSRDWGLVVYDEVHLLPAPIFRFTADLQARRRLGLTATLVREDGREGDVFSLIGPKRFDAPWKEIEAQGYIAPADCCEVRVTLTDSERLAYATAEPEERYRFCATTATKRRVTQALVEKHRGTPTLVIGQYIDQLDELGEALDAPVIKGETTNPQREKLFDAFRNGEISVLVVSKVANFSIDLPEATVAIQVSGTFGSRQEEAQRLGRVLRPKADGHTAHFYSVVARDTIDQDFAAHRQRFLAEQGYAYRIIDADDVLQAD
- a CDS encoding copper homeostasis protein CutC; its protein translation is MGNRAIFEVIATSAEDAVAAAAGGADRLELAGDMAADGLTPSVEEFARIRAAVHLPLRVMLRDRDGFQPRDLDGLCTTAERLRAEGAEEFVLGFLTPDGGVDLEAVRTVLSAIPGCRWTFHRALDSAADRAAVRAAIDGLPGLDTVLTAGSPKGVACGLDVLASETACSGQPGYGPQILVGGGLKAHQVAGLRALGVEGFHVGGMVRGGGWDTPVDTGLVQQWRRLVDAEVDAAA